The following coding sequences are from one Candidatus Nitrosopumilus sp. SW window:
- a CDS encoding cupredoxin domain-containing protein has translation MGGHSNWPEWIYVGVVVAIMCWVGAEAWEAERLVEHVPEGAEIIKVTGQQWFWTFEHEDGTKEIGELHVEKGKAYKFEIHSTDVNHSFNIHDYVVLMDAIPGRVNTVWFAPDAVGEHDIQCREYCGLIHYNMRGTLIVEEPHS, from the coding sequence ATGGGTGGACATTCTAACTGGCCTGAATGGATTTACGTTGGCGTAGTAGTCGCTATCATGTGTTGGGTAGGTGCAGAAGCATGGGAAGCAGAAAGACTAGTTGAACATGTTCCTGAAGGTGCTGAAATTATCAAAGTAACAGGACAACAATGGTTCTGGACTTTTGAACATGAAGATGGTACTAAAGAAATTGGTGAATTACATGTAGAAAAAGGCAAAGCCTACAAATTTGAAATTCATTCAACTGATGTAAACCACTCTTTTAACATTCACGATTATGTGGTTTTGATGGATGCAATTCCAGGTAGAGTTAACACTGTATGGTTTGCACCTGATGCAGTTGGCGAACATGATATTCAATGCAGAGAATACTGTGGATTAATTCACTATAACATGCGTGGAACATTAATTGTGGAGGAACCACACTCTTGA
- a CDS encoding heme transporter CcmC gives MKGIVGLFLVLAVMVIVPAVEYAFAEPSEPGEYLDRRVIIWNLFFRMMTIAFVVGAVVSGTMIWQVWRFRESHPKAKPTPYEGTEW, from the coding sequence ATGAAGGGAATAGTCGGGTTATTCTTGGTATTGGCCGTTATGGTAATAGTTCCAGCTGTAGAGTATGCATTTGCTGAACCTTCAGAGCCAGGTGAATATTTAGATCGTAGAGTGATTATTTGGAACTTATTCTTTAGAATGATGACAATTGCATTTGTTGTAGGTGCAGTTGTATCAGGTACTATGATTTGGCAAGTTTGGAGATTTAGAGAATCTCATCCTAAAGCAAAACCAACACCATATGAGGGGACTGAGTGGTAG
- a CDS encoding histidine phosphatase family protein gives MGQIIFLRHGQAKNNTDRILAGRTEGVPLTDVGRQQAQHTAELLEHMNISAIYSSPIQRAKHTAEIVGKHNSLDVTIDDRLIELDMGKFTGMAYDEIFNDHGNVFMKFYQGDLEIAHNGVETFDEVKKRVLGIVDHVIENHPDENVVLVTHMDPIKAMLSTVVDLSPTNLFELIIANASLNLFRENKRKFSISGLNVMHPTRFDQGW, from the coding sequence TTGGGTCAAATAATTTTCCTAAGACATGGTCAGGCAAAAAATAACACTGATCGAATATTGGCAGGTAGAACAGAAGGTGTACCTTTGACTGATGTTGGCAGACAACAAGCACAACACACTGCTGAATTACTAGAACACATGAATATCTCTGCAATTTATTCTAGCCCTATTCAAAGAGCAAAACATACTGCAGAAATTGTTGGAAAACACAATTCTCTTGATGTTACAATTGATGATCGATTAATTGAACTTGATATGGGAAAATTCACTGGTATGGCCTATGATGAAATTTTCAATGATCATGGAAATGTTTTTATGAAATTCTATCAAGGTGATCTTGAAATTGCTCACAATGGTGTAGAAACTTTTGATGAAGTCAAAAAAAGAGTTTTAGGAATTGTTGATCACGTCATTGAAAACCATCCTGATGAAAATGTTGTACTGGTAACTCATATGGATCCGATCAAGGCAATGCTTTCAACAGTTGTAGACTTGTCCCCTACAAACCTCTTTGAATTAATCATTGCAAACGCGTCCTTGAATCTCTTTAGGGAGAACAAACGAAAGTTCTCGATTTCCGGACTTAATGTAATGCATCCAACTCGCTTCGATCAAGGTTGGTAG
- the npdG gene encoding NADPH-dependent F420 reductase, translated as MKVGIIGGTGGMGKGFALRWSQNHDVIVGSRDAARASESATEYTNLAKEAFGEIKGSISGNDNVSVAKESDVLILSIPYENIDSVCSGILPEVKDSCVVVSPIVPMTKTDVGFECVSIKDNKPFSYKLVSNHMKNKSKLVSAFHVISEKKLVNPTLELDYDIFVCGDDKEAVGVVNTLIDEIKGLRSIYLGPIELSYLAEMSTPLLLNAMIQNKIKNPGIKII; from the coding sequence ATGAAAGTAGGAATTATTGGTGGAACTGGTGGAATGGGTAAAGGATTTGCATTAAGATGGTCTCAAAATCATGATGTAATAGTTGGCTCTAGAGATGCAGCAAGAGCATCAGAATCAGCTACAGAATACACAAACTTGGCAAAAGAAGCATTTGGAGAAATTAAAGGAAGTATTTCTGGAAATGATAATGTTTCAGTTGCAAAAGAAAGTGATGTTTTGATTTTATCAATTCCATATGAGAACATTGATTCTGTGTGTTCAGGAATACTGCCAGAAGTTAAAGACAGCTGTGTTGTAGTATCCCCAATTGTTCCAATGACTAAAACAGATGTTGGATTTGAGTGTGTTTCAATTAAAGATAACAAACCATTCTCATACAAACTTGTATCAAACCATATGAAGAATAAATCAAAATTAGTATCTGCTTTTCATGTAATTTCTGAAAAGAAACTTGTCAATCCAACTCTAGAGTTAGATTATGATATTTTTGTTTGTGGAGATGACAAAGAAGCAGTAGGTGTGGTAAATACACTAATTGATGAGATAAAGGGATTAAGATCAATTTACTTGGGACCAATAGAGTTGTCATATTTGGCAGAAATGTCAACTCCATTGTTACTTAATGCAATGATTCAAAACAAGATAAAAAATCCTGGAATCAAAATTATCTAA
- a CDS encoding pyridoxamine 5'-phosphate oxidase family protein, translated as MSKKDEFLKTQKILHLSTIGKNKTPHIVPVWYRYSGKKFYIGTNTKTQKAKNLKKNNRVSFCVDTGVNAPNIYGVMGQGKSNLILEEKKVKIIAKKILLRYFKTLENKSAKELLDDTNCVIEIIPEKISVWSY; from the coding sequence ATGAGCAAAAAAGATGAGTTTCTAAAAACGCAAAAGATTTTGCATCTATCTACTATTGGAAAAAATAAAACTCCACATATTGTTCCTGTATGGTACAGATATAGTGGAAAAAAATTCTATATCGGAACAAACACCAAAACTCAAAAGGCAAAAAATCTAAAGAAAAACAACAGGGTTTCTTTTTGTGTAGATACAGGAGTCAATGCACCAAATATCTATGGGGTTATGGGACAAGGAAAATCAAATTTAATCCTAGAAGAAAAAAAGGTGAAAATTATTGCAAAAAAGATTCTTTTACGATATTTCAAGACATTGGAGAACAAATCTGCAAAAGAATTACTTGATGACACTAATTGTGTTATAGAAATTATTCCTGAAAAAATTTCTGTCTGGAGTTATTGA
- a CDS encoding pyridoxal phosphate-dependent aminotransferase codes for MKVSKKVAGVEYAIRDIVLAARKVQQQGMQVDYLNIGDPVQFGFQPPDNVKQALIDAINNGENYYSTSEGLLELRQEIAKKENTKGLSISADEILVTNGVSEGLDMVISSIVEEGDEVLLPGPYYPPYASYVRLHGGVPVEFAVDLDNSTPDIDDIKSKITSKTVAICLISPNNPTGVVFNEKSLQELVDIANQHNLYIICDEIYDQIIFDEKFVGIGKVAGDSPVIVLNGFSKVHLMSGWRIGYIAFNNSPKLDAIRENLPKLARVRIATSLPVQHAALESLRGPQDYISNFVSEIKKRRDLVVKRLNEMPGLSCPNPKGAFYAFPKIEDNRFGTDKEFVTKLLESKGVLTVHGSGFGEQYGSGHFRLVYLPSLQVLDSAMNKIEEFVSQ; via the coding sequence TTGAAGGTATCAAAAAAAGTAGCAGGTGTAGAGTATGCAATTAGAGATATTGTTCTTGCAGCAAGAAAAGTACAACAACAAGGAATGCAAGTAGATTATCTAAATATTGGTGATCCTGTTCAATTTGGTTTTCAACCCCCTGATAATGTCAAACAAGCTTTGATTGACGCAATTAACAATGGTGAGAATTACTATTCTACTTCTGAAGGACTATTAGAATTAAGACAAGAGATTGCTAAAAAAGAAAATACCAAAGGATTGTCAATTTCTGCTGATGAGATTCTAGTTACAAATGGTGTATCTGAAGGACTGGACATGGTAATATCCTCAATTGTTGAAGAGGGAGATGAAGTACTACTTCCAGGCCCATATTATCCTCCATATGCCTCCTATGTTAGATTGCATGGTGGAGTCCCTGTAGAGTTTGCAGTTGATTTGGATAATTCTACTCCTGATATTGATGATATAAAATCAAAAATTACTTCAAAAACTGTTGCCATATGTCTGATTAGTCCCAACAATCCTACTGGTGTCGTGTTTAATGAAAAATCACTTCAAGAACTAGTAGATATTGCAAATCAACATAATCTCTACATAATTTGTGATGAAATTTATGATCAAATTATTTTTGATGAAAAATTTGTTGGGATTGGTAAAGTTGCAGGGGATTCTCCAGTAATTGTTCTAAATGGTTTTTCCAAAGTTCACCTAATGTCTGGTTGGAGAATTGGGTATATTGCATTTAACAATTCTCCAAAACTTGATGCAATACGAGAAAATCTACCCAAATTGGCCCGAGTAAGAATTGCAACAAGCCTTCCAGTACAACATGCTGCTTTGGAATCACTGCGAGGACCTCAAGACTATATCTCTAATTTTGTATCTGAAATTAAAAAACGCAGAGACTTGGTTGTAAAACGACTAAATGAAATGCCAGGACTCTCTTGCCCCAATCCAAAAGGTGCATTTTATGCATTTCCAAAAATTGAAGATAATAGATTTGGAACAGACAAGGAATTTGTTACAAAACTCTTAGAATCAAAAGGTGTGCTAACTGTACACGGTTCTGGTTTTGGAGAACAATATGGTAGTGGTCATTTCAGACTAGTTTATCTTCCTAGCCTTCAAGTTTTAGACTCTGCAATGAACAAAATTGAAGAATTTGTTAGTCAATAA
- a CDS encoding SDR family NAD(P)-dependent oxidoreductase has product MTSAIVLGGSRGIGKAISESLKSLEIDVFAASKNDIDTSNLDSVKEFVKNHNQTDILVLNTGGPAPKPFPTITEEDWKLYHNQLFLGFVTILQNIKINDGGYIFLISSNVIKEPNSKLIISSAYRAAFAEIFKVLSKEYAENQISCINIAPGPINTDRTQKLIENVEEYKKSLPMKRLGEPEEIGNFVKSIIQNKIKYLSGVTINFDGANSNYVF; this is encoded by the coding sequence ATGACTAGTGCAATTGTTTTAGGAGGATCTAGAGGCATAGGAAAAGCAATATCAGAATCACTAAAATCATTAGAAATTGATGTTTTTGCTGCATCAAAAAATGATATTGATACTTCAAATTTAGACAGCGTTAAAGAATTTGTCAAAAATCATAATCAAACAGATATTTTGGTTCTAAATACAGGAGGACCTGCTCCAAAGCCATTTCCAACAATCACAGAAGAAGATTGGAAATTATATCACAATCAATTATTTTTAGGATTTGTCACAATTTTACAAAATATCAAAATTAATGATGGAGGATACATTTTTCTGATCAGTTCTAATGTGATTAAAGAACCAAATTCAAAATTAATAATTTCATCAGCATATCGAGCAGCTTTTGCTGAAATTTTCAAAGTGCTGAGCAAAGAATATGCTGAAAATCAAATTAGTTGTATCAATATTGCTCCAGGACCAATCAACACTGATAGGACTCAAAAATTAATAGAAAATGTTGAAGAATACAAAAAATCATTACCTATGAAAAGATTAGGAGAGCCCGAAGAGATTGGAAATTTTGTAAAATCAATAATTCAAAATAAAATAAAGTATTTGTCAGGGGTTACAATAAACTTTGATGGTGCAAACTCAAATTATGTTTTCTAA
- a CDS encoding PqqD family peptide modification chaperone: MSTISPQTIEDSLKQCMDPEVPLNIVEMGLIYGIDVAENNDVNIKMTMTTQGCPLHETLVSDATRFVKKVPGVNNVNIDIVWDPPWSMDKMSEEAKIKIKNMGAGMNTPAPINYETALPQGVGKLVQQEDGSMVLANEHDQGFMVNQAIVDFWKSCNGQRKVTDLVEIFAQQTGLQRNQVEKEVMQLLQQLRDGGLIAIAGQPDTPNVEFKK; this comes from the coding sequence ATGAGTACAATTTCTCCACAAACAATTGAAGATTCATTAAAACAGTGTATGGATCCTGAAGTCCCTCTAAACATTGTTGAGATGGGGTTAATCTATGGAATTGATGTGGCAGAAAATAATGATGTAAATATCAAAATGACAATGACTACTCAGGGTTGCCCCCTTCATGAAACTCTAGTTTCTGATGCAACAAGATTTGTGAAAAAAGTTCCTGGTGTAAATAATGTCAATATTGACATTGTATGGGATCCTCCTTGGTCAATGGATAAAATGTCTGAAGAGGCAAAAATCAAAATCAAAAACATGGGCGCTGGAATGAACACTCCCGCTCCAATTAATTATGAAACTGCATTACCTCAAGGTGTTGGAAAACTAGTTCAACAAGAAGATGGCTCTATGGTATTGGCAAATGAACATGATCAAGGTTTCATGGTTAATCAAGCAATTGTTGATTTCTGGAAATCTTGTAATGGACAACGTAAAGTTACAGACTTGGTTGAAATTTTTGCACAACAAACAGGACTACAAAGAAATCAAGTTGAAAAAGAAGTTATGCAATTACTACAACAATTACGTGATGGTGGATTAATTGCAATTGCAGGTCAACCTGACACACCAAACGTTGAATTTAAAAAATAA
- the mtnA gene encoding S-methyl-5-thioribose-1-phosphate isomerase — protein MTEDVMDSSLRTVEWRDNKVVMIDQTKLPNQLVFVEYDDFNQVANAIKTLIVRGAPAIGVSGAFGLALAVLQSKATTKDELISDLDKARNILFATRPTAVNLGWGLEKIMNVAKTGDSVEQIRELVISEAKKMADEDIEINKTMGKNGSVLFDDNDTIMTHCNAGALATVAYGTALGVIRATRESGKNVKVIATETRPIQQGSRLTAFELKHDGFDVRLVPDTAVGYSMANGLVNKVVVGADRIVKTGHVFNKIGTYQVATMAKQHGIPFYVAAPLSTIDLETKAEDVIIEMRKGSEVTGIGDKKTAPDDIGVINPAFDMTPPELISGIITEKGVATAPYEESIPKLFAAN, from the coding sequence ATGACTGAAGATGTAATGGATTCCTCTCTCAGAACTGTAGAATGGAGAGATAACAAAGTAGTGATGATTGATCAGACAAAATTACCAAATCAACTCGTGTTTGTAGAATATGATGATTTTAATCAAGTTGCTAATGCTATCAAAACTTTGATCGTTAGGGGTGCACCAGCTATTGGGGTCTCAGGTGCATTTGGTTTGGCATTAGCAGTATTACAAAGTAAAGCAACCACAAAAGATGAACTTATTTCTGATCTAGACAAAGCAAGAAATATTCTATTTGCAACCAGACCTACTGCAGTAAATCTTGGCTGGGGATTGGAAAAAATAATGAATGTTGCAAAAACCGGAGATTCTGTTGAACAAATACGTGAATTAGTAATTTCTGAAGCAAAAAAAATGGCAGATGAAGATATCGAAATAAACAAAACTATGGGAAAAAATGGTTCTGTCCTTTTTGATGATAATGATACCATAATGACTCATTGTAATGCTGGTGCTTTGGCAACTGTTGCATATGGAACTGCATTAGGTGTAATCAGAGCTACAAGGGAGAGCGGAAAAAATGTCAAAGTAATCGCAACTGAAACCAGACCCATACAACAAGGATCAAGATTAACTGCATTTGAGTTAAAACATGATGGTTTTGATGTACGTCTAGTTCCTGATACTGCAGTAGGTTATTCTATGGCAAATGGTTTGGTAAACAAAGTCGTAGTTGGAGCAGATAGAATTGTAAAAACAGGTCATGTCTTTAACAAAATTGGAACCTATCAAGTAGCCACAATGGCCAAACAACATGGTATTCCATTTTATGTTGCAGCACCATTATCCACAATTGATCTAGAAACAAAGGCTGAAGATGTAATTATTGAAATGCGTAAAGGTTCTGAAGTAACTGGAATTGGTGATAAAAAAACTGCTCCTGATGATATAGGAGTGATAAATCCTGCATTCGATATGACTCCTCCCGAACTAATTTCTGGAATAATTACTGAAAAAGGCGTGGCTACAGCACCCTATGAAGAGTCTATTCCAAAATTATTTGCAGCTAATTAA
- a CDS encoding SIS domain-containing protein: MLKHSTLEKYDSLKMYEVYDKWPEIALKSFESEQNPINFDKINHIVFAGMGGSGAIGDLFAAILSKTKIHVNVVKGYHLPKTVDPNSLVITISVSGNTKETISVLDSAFNLGSKIIAFSSGGEMEEYCKKNKIEHRRIPQNHSPRASFTSFLYSILKVLHSTLEIKQEDILESIAEMKKMQKKINSRNLTEKNPALNLAKWIDNVPIIYYPFGLESATIRFKNSLQENTKLHVMTEDVIEACHNGIVSWERKSSIQPILIEGQNDHIKTKERWIILKEFFKKRNIEYKEIKSINGSILTKLVNLIYLLDYASIYLAVLNKIDPSPVKSIDFIKERLEKQN; the protein is encoded by the coding sequence ATGCTAAAACATTCTACACTAGAAAAATATGATTCTCTAAAAATGTATGAAGTTTATGACAAGTGGCCAGAAATTGCATTAAAATCATTTGAATCTGAACAAAATCCCATAAATTTTGATAAGATTAATCATATTGTTTTTGCTGGAATGGGAGGTTCAGGAGCTATAGGAGACTTGTTTGCAGCTATTTTATCTAAAACTAAAATTCACGTAAATGTTGTTAAAGGATATCACTTACCAAAAACTGTTGATCCTAATTCGCTTGTAATTACTATAAGTGTTTCAGGAAATACAAAAGAAACTATTTCAGTATTAGATTCTGCTTTCAATCTTGGGAGTAAAATTATTGCTTTTTCTTCCGGAGGAGAAATGGAAGAATATTGTAAAAAAAATAAAATAGAACATAGGAGAATTCCACAAAATCATTCTCCAAGAGCTTCATTTACTTCATTTTTATATTCTATTTTGAAAGTTTTACATTCTACTCTTGAAATTAAACAAGAAGATATTCTAGAATCAATTGCAGAAATGAAGAAAATGCAAAAGAAAATTAATTCAAGAAATTTGACAGAAAAAAATCCAGCACTTAATTTAGCAAAATGGATTGACAATGTTCCCATAATTTACTATCCTTTTGGACTAGAATCAGCTACAATTAGATTTAAGAATTCACTTCAAGAAAATACAAAATTACATGTTATGACAGAAGATGTGATTGAAGCTTGTCATAATGGCATTGTTTCATGGGAAAGAAAGTCAAGTATTCAACCTATTTTGATTGAAGGTCAAAATGATCATATCAAAACTAAAGAAAGATGGATTATTTTAAAAGAATTTTTTAAAAAACGCAATATAGAATACAAAGAAATCAAATCAATTAACGGAAGCATATTAACAAAATTAGTAAATTTAATTTATCTTTTAGATTATGCTTCAATATACCTAGCAGTTTTGAATAAAATTGATCCTTCACCGGTCAAATCTATAGATTTTATTAAGGAAAGATTAGAAAAGCAGAATTAA
- a CDS encoding glycosyltransferase family 2 protein, translating to MQSKISKISIGLPVYNGERFLRSKLKSILNQSHRHFELIISDNGSTDNTESICKEFVQKDDRIKYFRHSQNNGITWNFNFVLEKANYEYFMWTAVDDFIFPQFIEKNLKTLEKNTNCVASICKIEPYVPKDKESQINKDDLQYSQLMKKIRNFFRPREIISITGNFNTKTRLYLKKCSCQSIYSIFKTDILRNSLVRDSFLGNDWAIFLNVLKFGDLYVNDEILMHEYEQGASGKGIIAISKQYNLGKTGIIFPWFPLTRWCLKNLGLTSFLKNFDYFLQLQIEGFVSLLIDFFHFKSNRNKLNSNMSGI from the coding sequence ATGCAAAGTAAAATTTCAAAAATTAGTATTGGATTGCCTGTGTATAATGGAGAAAGATTTCTAAGATCTAAGCTAAAGTCTATTCTTAATCAATCTCATAGGCATTTTGAATTAATTATTTCTGATAACGGTTCTACGGATAACACTGAATCAATTTGCAAAGAATTTGTTCAAAAAGATGACAGAATTAAATATTTTCGTCACTCTCAGAATAATGGCATAACCTGGAATTTCAATTTTGTTTTAGAGAAAGCTAATTATGAATACTTCATGTGGACAGCAGTTGATGATTTTATTTTCCCACAATTTATTGAAAAAAACCTAAAAACCCTTGAAAAAAATACTAATTGTGTTGCAAGTATATGTAAAATAGAACCATATGTACCAAAAGACAAAGAATCTCAAATAAACAAAGATGATTTACAATATTCTCAACTGATGAAAAAAATAAGAAATTTTTTTAGACCTAGAGAAATAATATCTATTACTGGTAATTTTAACACTAAAACACGTCTATACCTCAAAAAATGTTCATGTCAATCTATTTACAGTATATTTAAAACAGACATTTTAAGAAACAGTCTTGTCAGGGATTCATTTCTTGGAAATGACTGGGCAATTTTTCTAAATGTGTTAAAATTTGGTGATCTGTATGTAAATGACGAGATCTTGATGCATGAATATGAACAAGGAGCAAGTGGAAAAGGAATTATTGCAATATCAAAACAATATAATCTAGGTAAAACTGGTATTATTTTTCCATGGTTTCCATTAACACGGTGGTGTCTAAAAAACCTAGGATTAACATCATTTTTGAAAAATTTTGATTATTTCTTACAATTACAAATTGAAGGATTTGTTTCATTACTAATTGATTTTTTTCATTTCAAATCAAACAGAAATAAACTAAATTCTAATATGTCTGGGATTTGA